The region GTAGAACTGATCATGTTTGGTGCGTGTTCGTCCACAACTTTGATGTTACCCTGTAAGAACATTATATTGATGGAGCTCCAAGGTATGAgatttacaaataattaatcCGCAACCATTTGCGAACCCTTAAGAATAGGATATGCTCTTAATTCTATCATTTTCAGCCACTAAAATTTCCGAAGTTTGGACTAATTTCAAGCCTCTAACAAACAGTGCTCAGAATTGGAAGACTCAGGTTCCTCTTCAAACATGAcctaaaaactaactaaatagaTATCTCTataagtttattattagttcAGATATGAGTAAAAAGATTAATCTTCGTTTTGACTTTGTTTGCAAaaggaaaatttaaaataaaaatatcaggAACGAAGCAAGATAAATAttccaaaagaaaaaaacaatgaTAGTATGTTCCACATCCAAAATGTGTACTCACACTGCATTCGTTTAAAATTTCATCACCGGATATGATTTTCTCGAGATCTTGCCCCTCTCTGCGGATGCAAACCACACCATAGTCTCTGCATATAGTCCTCACCTGTGAAGAGTTAAATCTGTAGTTAACGATGAATACAAATTCCAAACACAACAAATTTGCACCTTCATAGCAAATAACATGCTTTAATAGAAAAATGAAGCAAAATCGAGGCTTTTAGACTCTCATATTGAAAGACATCTCGTCTCTAGTACCATTAAGTGATGGCCATTGTGATCtctaaagataaaaaaaaaagtaatatctGTCATATTAAAATGACAAAGAATTACCATGTCACACCATTTGTTTTAGCACAAATAGTACCTGCTCAGGAATCCAAACTCCTGGGGTGCTAAAGGATTGGAGTAAATCAGAACCACAAACGAGCATGACCTTAAGAGAGTCTACGAGGAGCAAGAAGAGGATCCATTGTTATTACAATTTAAGTCTCAAAAAAATCGATCTAACAGATCAATAGACTTTATAAAAACTTCAGATCAAGTAAATTTCTCAAGCagtaatttcatttaaataatttgaCCTTACCTCTTGATATATGTTTATCAATAAAAGAACTCTCGATTCTTTTCAAAATAGTCAAAGAACGCTGGTAAGCACTTTGATTTGCCTGTAAGAAAGATTAAAACAAGTCAAATCAATTTCAGGCGCATAAACATGTTAAGCTGAAGTCGATCATAGCAAATTAACAATATCGTCATGAATCTAAAGAATCAAATTAACAAATCAAGAAGCAATTTGCACATGAAAGCTTGGAAAACTAAAAACAAGTACCTCCCATGGATCAACCATTATGAAGTCGGAGCTTTCACATGCTAGATTACACATTCGCAAGCGATGTTCAGCAGATACGAGGCCCTAAAGTAACCaagaaatcaaatcaatttcaCGCCCAATCAATTCATTTTATACTACATTATCAAGAACTATCAAATTGATAAAAGAGCTGTATTTATATATACCGGCTTCTTGTACGCATCGGTAACAGGCGACATATAAGCTGCAATCACACGATAGCCTTCTATACGCATTGCATCCCTTGCTAGCTCTGATAATCAAATTGGAGTCAACATAGCATGTattattaagaaataaaataaaaataaatacaactTGAAACAGTAAATAAAAATGGATGAAACTGAAACAAAAAGAAGTTAATTACCAAACATGCGCAAGTGCATAAAAGTTGGAGGATTGAAACTTCCTGTAGCTACAAGAACAACATTTATCTTCTTCTTGTCATCTTCATCCATTGTATTATTGGATGGAAAAGATACTTTATCTGTGGGCAATTCAAATTCCATTGTATTAACAATGGAAACGAATTAACTTAATGAAAATTTTCAGAAACAGTTACTTCAAGCAAAGATGATGAAGAAAAATAAGGCAGGATGGTAATGATTGGCGATTTTAGCAAAGTAGGAGAAGAAGACTATAAACGACGCCGTTTCAGTTTGTGGTGGAAGCTGATAATGTTATTGATGTCTGACCCCTGGGTAGAAGAAGGATAAGATTGGAAATATATAAATAGCTAACATAAAATAAGCTACAAACGACGCCGTATCATATTGACGGCGGCAATCGGTATGAAGCCGCAACGACGCCGTTTTTTCCTGGTGAAATATGTTTGGGTGGATAAAGGATAAAATTGGAAATACGTAAATATTGGAAAATATAAGTTACAAACGACGGCGTATCACTTTAACGGCGTCAATCGGCTATGGAGTACGGGAAACGCCTTCCCAAATTTGAATTCTAATTAAGTCCCCGCTCACTTCATCTGTtctatctctctctctctctattcTCAATTTCTCATGCATTCAACAAACTTACAATGGCGACGACGAGTTACTAAAAGACTGTGAACACCAAAGGCGACGAAAATGACGACGCTGGAGAAGCTGTTCGTGCAGATCTTGGAGAGTAATAAGAGAACAATCGAACAAGTTAAGAACCACACTCAGTTATTCGATCAACATCTCGCTTCTCTCTGTCTTCTTCAAGATCTAAATCCCCCTTCCTGGCTACTTCCTTCACATCCTAATCGTAAGTTTCTTAATCACTGACTCTATCGAATTTGGTGAATTCTGGCTTATAATTGTTAGGTTTAGTGTTCTATGTAGTTCCGATTTGATTTAGTATCTCTTAATTAagaaattattagggttttacCTTTTGGATTATGCTGATTAAGTGTCTAAGTTTTATTtaggtttttgtttatttgtgcTGCATTGTTAGTGTTCATTAGGAATGGTTATCTAGGGTTTATTTGAGAACTGTTGACATGAATCTATATGTTCATGTTAAGCTTCTGTATGTTTGCAGAGTTGAATAAAGAGGAGCTTATATCGGAACTTTTACTTCCGCGTCCACGGCCTGCAAACCCTTTCTCAAGTAGCTACCACTCCCAATGTCGAAACCACGTTGTTACTAATGATTCTACTAGGGAGTTTCCTACTGCTTCATGCACAGAAGTTGGTGCTTCGCATAATGGCACAAATCCAGGTGATAGGTTGTTTAGTTTGCCTACGTTACCTGATGATGATGATACTCGCTGTACAACTAATGGTGTTGCCGAATTGGATCCTAGTGTTACATCCCCTGTGGAATGTGCAGATGCAAGAATGATAGATAATACTTATGATGGAGTTTCCGCATTAGATTCTGGTCTTCCATCTCCTCCAGATTGTGGAGACGCAAGAAAGTTAGATAATACCTGCAATGGTGTTGCTGCATCGGATCCTACTGTTACATCTCCGCCAGATCGTGGAGATGCTAGGGTGTTTGATAGTAGTGCTGATCATAATCGATCATTGGTCAAGATTCAAAGATCAAAGTCCAGGCAAAGGGATTTGCAGCTTCGTAACAGTTCAAAAGTAAGAAAAACAAAGTTGTCTGATGAAGATAATGATGGCCATGGTCGTTATAATAATCAAAGAATAGGATCCGGGATAAATTCTTTACAGTATGATCATGTTGATGACTTGGTGCTGGATAAACCAGTTGATGTAGATAATGGAGGCTGTGCTGAAGAAGAGCATGCGAAAGTAGCTAAAGGTGGAGGCAAGGAGGATATTCATATTTTTCATGGTGAAGCATTGGGATCTGGAAATTCTACTCAACAAGCCAGCTCTATCAAGGTAGACTGCATTAAATATACAGAAGTGTTAATAGAACAGCCAAACAATTGCAATGAGATCCCAGAAATGGTTGATCATTCTGTTCCTGCTACTGAAAGTTTTAAGGCAGAAGAAGCAAATATGGCTGAGTGCAGGAACACTGAAACGAATGGCATTGTTTGCTCTGATAAAATTACAAGAGGTAGGAGTTCATCTCAACCTAGCACTTTGAAAAAGACTTTGGGAGCTGGCAACTCTTCTTGCATtgctgagaaacctgaaaagtCTCTTGACAAATTATCATCTAAGCAGCCTAGTTCACGTAGCGAGTTATTGAAATTAATGGATTCTCCTTCCGCTGTTTCTTATGAAAGACATAGATTTGAAGCAAAAACAAGCAATAAACATGTCAATGACAAGGGAAGTGACAGTTATGATGGAAGAATTACAAGATCCAAGAGTTCTAGCCAACAATCTAATTGCGTAAATAAACATTTAGATATTGATTGTTTTGTTCGTGATAGTACTGGGGTGAAAGATAATACGAGGGAGTGCCTGAATGATGGTGCAGCAAGTAATGCTTATTGTGATAGAATAAGAAGCTCTTCTTCAATTCAGAAACTTAATAATGTTAAAGAGTTCTCAGAAGTGGATAACTCTTCTGATATGATGAGGGATGATAATAATACAATTGTAGAGTCTCTCGGAAAATCTTCACAACCCCCTCAAGTGTCAAGTGTGGGTCACAAGTTTAATTTTCAGGCTCCATCAAGAACTCAACCAAATGTCCTCCCATGTACTGAAACCGTTACATGTGTCACTGATAAAGACTGTCATGGCCCAGCTCAGGTTCATTCTGTTACTTCTAAGTGTAACTCGGAGAATGCCAGATGTGGAATGCAAGTTTTAGATTTGAGGTCGCTTAGTGAATATGCTGAGCTTGTGAACCCGAAGCAGCTTAATTTTGATGATTTGGAGGACAACAGCTTGCTTAAAACTTGTGATCCTGCATCCGAGTATATACAAGAAGACATAGAGAAACGAGTTTCTCCCTTGCAATCTACAGATGTAATGAACAAACTGACATCTGTTGGTTACCAGGAAATGCATAACCTATCTACTGAAAAGCAACTCCTGGAGGAGCATGAACTTTCTAGAAAATCTTGCAAGGAATCATCGGAGTTTCCTATGATGAGTGATGCTGTTTTGGTGAAAGAAAGTACAATGTATTATATGCACCAGCAAACGGATCCATGCATTTATCAAAATCATGAAGCAGATTCAGGATCGTGGCCTCAGCATAAGAGAATAAAGATAGGGGGTCAACATACCAAGGCAGTTTCTTCTTTTCCAAACTTGAAAAGAAAGCCGTATCAGCCAACGGACACTTATGGTGTAAGTGTATATTTGAGCTCTCTAGAAGAtgcaaatatttgaattttgtaGGAGGCAATCTAAATTTACTATGAGAAACTGAATGCTTTTTTTGTAATTCAGAAGGGAAATTCAGCGCCATTAGATGTCAAGTGTCCAGTTGAAGACATGCATTGCAGTGTggagaacaaaaaaattgaggAATCTGAGGTTTCATTATCTAAGCTGCATGTTGATGAGGTAAATCTTTTCTAAGAGAAGATTCTGAAACTTGTCAGTTTATTCCTATCAGGTCAACATGTATGTACAATGTTATTGATGTCATAATCATATAATCATACATGTAAATACTACAGATTAATTAATACACATAcaaatataaactaatacatattagtttaattatcatcatatcatttataattttaatctaaatctatataaatcaaaccaaaccaaaccgatgGTAAATTTTggttaaccaaaccgaaaatttatataaatatttggtgtgacttggtttttgttttatcttataaaatatagtatgattttaaatttttagtaaaccaaattaaaccaaactgaACTAGTCTCACCCCTAAGCTGAAGCATCATGTGAAATGTAATGGCAGGCAGCTTATGTAATTGCCTCTAGACAATGAGAAGGATGGTATTTCCTTCAAGTTTCTGCTATGACTCATGAAAACTTTATTTATCTGCTCCTATAACCAATTCTGGCTGCAAGTGTAGATTTCAGCTGTATGTTTTAATTCACAGTTGCTAGCAACTCTTGAAATCATATGATATCTTGGTCAATCTCAGTGTTTGGAACAGAATAATATGATATCCTTTTGCAGAAATAAATTGTATACTGGTGTCATCTTTAACTTTGTTTacctaaaattactaaattcaCGGGACTCCCTGCTGGTTTTTATGTTTGTCCGTCTTACTGAGGCTGTTTGGATGCTGATGTTAAATGCTATCTTATGGATATTGTTTGACAGGTGCAAATAAGCTTGGAAGGGATAAATAGAAGTGCTTGTAATCCTTCTCCTTTGATGCCTGAACAACAAGGAACATCTTCAATCTCAAATCTGAAAAGGCTAGCTGTTGGAGTTTCTCAAAGCTGTTTGTCGGAGAAGGGTGAAGTTACTGATTCTGTTAGCACTGTATTTGGTGAGATAGAGAAGGACTCTGCAGATGAGAACCGTGTTACTTGGGAGTACACTTCAGAAGAGAACCAAGTAACAGGGGAGTACACTGCAGAAGAGAACCAAGTAACAGGGGAGTACACTGCTGTAGAGAACCTAGTGACGAATGAGTGCACAGCAGAAAAGAACCGATACCGAGTTGCTGGAAAGTACACAGCAGCAGAGAACCAAATCGCCGGGGAAAACCCTGCAGAAGAGATTCTAGTTACAAAGGACTACACAGCAGAAAAGAAGGAAGACCGAGTTGCTGGGGAGTACACAGCAGCAGAGAACCGAGTTGCTGCGGAGACCACTGCAGAAGAGATTCTAGTTACAAAGGAGTGCACAGCAGAAAAGAATCAAAACCGAGTTGCTGGGGAGAATACTGCAGAAGAGATTCTAGTAACAGAGGAGTACAAAGCAGAAAAGAACCAAGTTGCTGAGGAGTACATTGCAGAAGAGAACCTAGTTTCAGGGGAGTGTAATGAAGAAGAGAACCGTGTTTTATCTCAACTTGAAGGTGAATTAGAATTTGATGATGCAGAAATTCTGAATTATACTGAACATGCCATGCAGGAaattaaatatcattttgaagGAAATGACAACTTGCCATATTCTTCATCTGGTTCTCCTATGTGCCAACCTGTGATTGGTAATGATCAAAATATGCCCGAGTTTGAGGGTTTTTTCATGGGAACAGATGAAGATCAGCCATGCACTTCTAAGGGAGTCAACTTTGACAATTGGGATCTGGAGAGCCTTTTCAAATCCACTTGCCTGCATACACCACTTTCTCATTTTTCAGCTACATACCGTTTGAATGAAGctctaattttaaatcagtctaTTCCAAAAGGGCTCTTGGAGGAAATTGAAATGAGAAACACCCTTAATATGCATGGTGATGGGAGTGAGCAACTTGGCGGCAGCTACAGTTTCTTGGATGAGGAAATTGACACTGACCGTCATGCCATTTCTTTGCCACTTTCTAGCAACCAATCTGCATGCGATATTACAAAACCTTATATGTCTCCTGTTGCGAAGTTTTGGGATGGAATTCCTTTAAAATCTGGCAGTTCTGGTAAACGAGTGAGCTCAGTTTCAGAGCTTCCATGTATTAATGAAGAAAATGAGACTGCAGATGATGTTCCCGACATACTTCTGGAAGGCACTGGTGCAGAATTGGTGGTTGACTCAGTCAAAAGGGAGCCGCTTGCTGATATCTCAAAAAATTTGACTCATCTGTTGTCAGTTTATGAAACTGAGATGTGTGATGATAGAGGGAGTCTTGCTTCTATGAAAACACAGGTCAGCTTTAGTGGAACTTGTGACAGGGCCAAAACGAAGTTGGGAAACAAGAGTTGTAAGAAGAGAAGAATTACTAGAAAGGACAACGAGAACAATAAATTATCACTAGGAAGGGATGATATTAAAGGAGGCAAAGGATCACTTCAGAACACGTTTAGCAGGCCAAAGTTATCTGGAAAAGCTAGTTTCAGAAATGGACCGAGTGTGTCAGAGAAAGAGACCAGAGCTAAcaatattgtgtcaaatatcACTTCCTTTATCCCATTCGTGCAACAAAAACAAGCTGCTGCTGCTGCAGTCATTACTGGTAACTTCCCGGTCTTCTCCTCGGCTTTTCATGTTTCCCCTATAAATAGTTAATTGTTGCTAGTATAATTGTACCAGTACAAATGGTTTACGTGTTTTTCCTTGTCTTTATTGGTAATcatatttaaactatttttgcTTTCTTTAGGAAAGAGAGACATCAAAGTGAAGGCCTTGGAGGCTGCTGAGACTGCAAAGAGAAATGCAGAAAAGAAGGAGAATGAAAGAATGTTGAGGAAGGAAGCCATGAAAGCTGGGCGAGCAAAAGCAGAAGAAAATTTGAGGCAATTGGAGctagagaagaaaaagaaagaagaagagagaaagaaaaaggagGCTGATATGGCAGCAAAGAAAAGACAGAGGGGAGAAGATGAAAaggagagaaaaataaaaagaatgcgTGTTGAGGAAGCAAAGAGACTGCAGTTAGCACATGATAAAAAATCTCACGTTGAGAAAGAAGTAAAATTCCAAGCTCTACTATGATCTCATGCTCTTGCAGCAAAAGTTCTTTCAGGCTTTTCTGTTTTCAGAATATTCTAATAATGTGGATGTCCATTTTAGGATGAAAAGGCACACAAGAGGAAGGAATCAAAGGCCAGACTAGGAAAACTTGAGAAAATTCAAAGACCAAAGGAAGACAAAAATCTGCAGATGGTGCCTCAGACTGAACCTAAGACTTCCAAGGCGCCAATGACTGACATGATTAACACAAGTGTCATTCCTGAAGGCCATAAGGCTTTGAATGATTTTGGAGAGAACTTAAAGGTACATATGTATTAGAATGATTTTCATTAGAATGTTTAACATGTCCAGAACTCTTATAACTgtccaaaatcacgtcaaagtCACAAATAGTTACTACTTTCCTGTGCAAGTTGGGTGATAAAATTATTCAACTTCCTTTGTATTTTGAAAGGGAACTGGCTGGTTTTCTTTAGATAGTAAGTGATTTTCTACTCCATTATGTTTATGGTAGTTGTTGGAGAGATCAAGCCAAGTAGAGGTCTTAAGATGGTGTTTCTTCCAAACATCACAAGCTAAATGTGCTCATGGCATAAGGGGAGGAAAGAGTGGCAGTTTTAGAATTGCATTTGCACGGCCCTTTCAGCCATTGAAAAGAGAGCTCGTTTTTTTCTAATTAGTTGTGATTTTCTGAATATTCGTCTCTTTAAATATTGGAGTATATATATACTTATGAAGCTGCTCAATCTATTCCAGATTATGGAATCCATTCGCAAGACAAATGAGAGTACAAGCCCAATGTCCTGTATAACTCGAGAACAATCATATGAGATTTCTCCATATAAAGGTTCAGATGATGAAGATGAGTACGAAGAAGACGATAtacgaaaaaataaatttatccctTCATGGGCAAGGTATGGGTGACTcaacatttatttaatttactgCAACATATTACTGTCTTTGCTCTAGTTATGTTTGGCGTAACAGACCTTACATGCATATGCTCTATACTAGCCACTTTCAATGTCTCTTCTTTAGCTCTCATGGCTCATATAGATCACTTCAATTTTGgagaaataattttaatttgttaacatcttctattttattttgagaCAAGAACGCCTTCCCAAATTTGTAAtacatgtttttatttttacagtAAACGTCGTGGGACTACGGTTGATTTATCCCAACAAAGAATTgatccaaaatcaatttttcCACCTGAAAGCTTTGGTCGTTTAGCTGAAGGTAATCTTACTAGCTAATATGGGATAATGGCACTCTGTTATGCATCTCTGAACTGACATACATTTCTTGTTTTATAGTTCTCTTGCCAAGAAGGCTTCAGCGAAAATAGCCGGCAATGACAAAAAAGTTGGACAATGCTATATATTATACTGTCTTTGTTCTTCGGTCATTGCATCAAGAGCCTTTTGTTTAGGCCGAAAGGTTTGTTTGCCTCCTTTTTCTTCCTACTACCATTGTTCGTCTGTTTTagctttaaaaaaattcaatttcccGTCCTCTAGGAAATGGGTAATTTCTATTGACAGTCCCtcaatttttatcttttctcTCCGtagtccttaaatttaatttattaattatattctccctaaatttttatataatatttgtatTGTCTATGATGTCACTTCAAATATATTATTGTCAAAATTTAGTGATATAGCGGCCATCTAAATGCTATTTAAACTGAAATATTATGAATTGGGAGCAAATGTAGTGAGTCGGCATATACAATTGTTTCTAACTAGCCGCCACATCATTAAATTTTGACGAAAACAGAAGTGAAATAACGGAAacataattacaaaataaaatttataaattatcatGGGAGAGAAGAAAATTGAGGGCACTGTCAGTAAAAATTATTGTCAATAGCAGCAGTAGATTGTAATTATGATTGATTATGGTGGTATTGATTCATTTGACAGATTTTGAAAAAGCAACTGGGTTGGAATTTAGGAGCAGGTGATGTTCTTTTAACACATTCATAGTGGAAGATTGTAAATCTATAATAATGTACATATTATTATTAATCCTTAGTAACCTGAGATTAACAATCTCTGTAGCTAGTAGTTTATCATTGCCCTGGCCAGATGAGAAATCTAGAGGAAGAGACTTTGAGTAGATGGCGTGCACTTAACCATTGATCCTAACATCTTTTGACGGCTAAACAAGTCCCACTTAGCCAACTAGTTAGATTTTAGAATCGTCCAAGTATTTTTTGTGAGATAAAAAGTGTTTTGATTCTTCTTAACGGCTAGCTGACGTGTAGTAGTatcatttttcatttgaattagaGAAGTTGGACCCTAGCTCACGTGGCCTTTTACTGTCACTTTTGAATATTTGATAATACTACAATTTCATATTTCTTTGTTTGTCTGTAACTCGTTCTCCAAAGCAAATCATCTCAAAGTCTGTACAATGcctttttttaaatctattagTACCTTTTATCCAAAATATTCCACCGTCCATGATTAACAACTTTAGTTCAGAAAATGTAAATCATAAAGTTTTCGCTTATAGAATGCAGTGTCATTTTTTTGTGAGAAATGATGATTATATAAGTTCGACCACAAGAAGTGGAAGGTAAAAAGCAAAACCGTCTAGCTTTCGGTAAAAAAAAGATAAGTTTCTGAATATATCATTACTGCTATAAACAAATCTAATAGTGTCATTATTATCTATATCTTTTgtatttattaatgtttaaattaagaGCTATAGAATTTTTGGAATCTTAGGTTAAAATATTGAGATGATTTTAGGGATTTTTAAGAGTTTCTAATTTAATAcactgtttattttttaaatatagcaGTGTTTGATAGTTTGTGTTCAAAAATTTACATAATACGAATATTTCAAtagtattttctttttattaatctttttataaaattaatattcaacATTGAAATAAAGAATATACTAATGTTTTTTTTACCGGgaaatgctatttaacccactATTTTGTACCATCTTCATTGTCCCTCCTTACGTGTCAGCATTTAATTCGTCAAATCCACCTTCAAAAGTGTATATCTTAAATTCCAATTTTTAATTCATCCACTCTTTTAATGCCACATAAGGTGGGTTAAAAAAGATGGATTAAAAAAGagggttatatagcattactcttTTTAAAACACACACTTTCACAGTTCTTTTCCACTAACTTTATTTGTTAAGCATTTGTGGATCAAGTATAAACGTGGCCTAAAGAGCAGCACACGATCAAAGGCGCCAAAAAGTCACGTGCTGGTCATACATAATTCAATAATTGGAAGAATCTTAAAACGGTCAGTTTTGAAAAGATTGCACTCTGAATAAAAGAGTGAGACCCACATCTGATCGCATTGTCAAACCAACTTAGCCCGGTCAAGCTCACTATCTCCAAAACGCTGTCGTTTTATACAGAGACCCCCCCATGATAACCGTTATATTCCACCATcttctttcttttattcaatCACCCCACGCGCCCATGTCTTCTAACCGTTTAAACTCCATTTTCCCACCAACTCATCTCATGATTTCACCTTCAAGAACTCTAATCTTCAGTCTTTATCATCATTAAACCCTCAAGAACTAAACCCATCTCTTATCAATAGCTATGCCATCATCAAGAAAGCTActcattttcttgattttcacCGTTCTTTTCGACCACCCTTTTCTTGCTTCATCCTTCAATGTCAATTTTGATTTCTCCTCGTTAACTCTCCGTAACCTCACTCTTCTCGGCGACTCCTATCTCCGAAACGGCGCCGTCGGCCTCACACGCGACGTCACCGTCCCTTCTTCAAGCTCCGGTACTCTAATCTACAACTACCCAATTCCTTTTCTTGACTCACAATCCAACACCACCGCTTCTTTTTCAACAAGATTTACTTTTTCCATCACTAATGTCAACCCGAGTTCCTTCGGGGACGGTTTAACCTTTTTTCTGTCTCAAGATAATCAAATTCTTGGTAGTCCCGGCGGGTTCTTGGGTCTTGTTAATTCTTCCCAGTTAACCAAGAATAAGTTTGTGGCTATTGAATTTGATACGAGGCTCGACGCTCATTTTGATGACCCCAATGAGAATCATGTTGGTTTAGATATTGACAGTCTTGACTCTATCAAGACTGCTGATTTGGTCTTGCAAGAAATAGATTTGAAGAGTGGGAATTCTATTACTGCTTGGGTTGATTACAagaatgagtttagggttttgaAGGTTTATTTGAGTTATATTCCTTTGAAGCCGGATAAGCCTGTTTTGTCTGTTGCTGTTGATCTTTCTGGGTATTTTAAAGAGTTTATGTATGTGGGATTCTCTGGCTCTACTGAAGGAAGTACTGAGGTTCATTTGATTGAGAATTGGAGCTTTAGGACTTACGGGTTTCGTTCGTTTAGGCCGAAAAAGCCTCATAATGTGTCTGATAATTCGGTTTTTAGTACAACACCTTCTATTCCGATTGCGAGATCTGGAGATAAGCATAATAGAGAGCTTGGATTGGGGTTTGGAATTGCTGGTCCTGCTTTCTTTTGTGTGTTCTTGGTGGCTTTTGGGTATATTTCTATCAAGAAATGGCAGAAACTTAAGAAGGTCAAGAGTTTTAAAGCAGAATTAGTGACGGGGCCGAAGGAATACAATTATAAAGAGCTTAGTTCAGCTACAAAAGGGTTTCATTCGAGCAGAATTATTGGGAAAGGCTCATTTGGGAATGTGTATAAAGCTTTCTTTATTTCTAGTGGCAACATTGCTGCAGTGAAGCGATCCAAGCACTCCCATGAAGGTAAAGCCGATTTCCTTGCTGAATTGTCGATAATTGCGTGTTTAAGGCATAAGAATTTAGTTCAGTTGCAAGGTTGGTGTGTTGAGAAAGATGAGTTATTGCTTGTTTATGAGTTTATGCCAAATGGAAGCCTTGATAAGATGCTATACCAAGAATCCGAGCATGGCGTGTTGTTAACGTGGTCTCATCGAAAAAACATTGCTATCGGATTAGCTACTGCATTGACCTATTTGCATCATGAATGTGAGCAGCAGGTGATTCATAGAGATATAAAGACTAGTAATGTAATGCTGGATGCAAATTTTAATGCCAGGCTCGGTGATTTCGGTTTGGCAAGGTTGATGGATCACGATAAGAGTCCTGTTTCGACGCTTACAGCTGGAACAATGGGATACTTAGCTCCTGAGTATCTTCACTATGGGAAAGCAACAGAGAGAACTGATGTTTTTAGTTACGGTGTCGTGATGCTTGAGCTGGCTTGCGGCTTGAGGCCGATTGAGAGAGAACCCGAAAGCCAAAAGATGGTGAATCTTGTTGATTGGGTGTGGGGATTGTATGGTGAAGGAAAAATGATTGAAGCAGCTGATAAAAGATTGAATGGAGAATTTAAGGAGGAAGAAATGAGGAATCTGTTGCTTATAGGATTGAGCTGTGCAAATCCAGATAGCA is a window of Mercurialis annua linkage group LG2, ddMerAnnu1.2, whole genome shotgun sequence DNA encoding:
- the LOC126667473 gene encoding uncharacterized protein LOC126667473 — translated: MTTLEKLFVQILESNKRTIEQVKNHTQLFDQHLASLCLLQDLNPPSWLLPSHPNQLNKEELISELLLPRPRPANPFSSSYHSQCRNHVVTNDSTREFPTASCTEVGASHNGTNPGDRLFSLPTLPDDDDTRCTTNGVAELDPSVTSPVECADARMIDNTYDGVSALDSGLPSPPDCGDARKLDNTCNGVAASDPTVTSPPDRGDARVFDSSADHNRSLVKIQRSKSRQRDLQLRNSSKVRKTKLSDEDNDGHGRYNNQRIGSGINSLQYDHVDDLVLDKPVDVDNGGCAEEEHAKVAKGGGKEDIHIFHGEALGSGNSTQQASSIKVDCIKYTEVLIEQPNNCNEIPEMVDHSVPATESFKAEEANMAECRNTETNGIVCSDKITRGRSSSQPSTLKKTLGAGNSSCIAEKPEKSLDKLSSKQPSSRSELLKLMDSPSAVSYERHRFEAKTSNKHVNDKGSDSYDGRITRSKSSSQQSNCVNKHLDIDCFVRDSTGVKDNTRECLNDGAASNAYCDRIRSSSSIQKLNNVKEFSEVDNSSDMMRDDNNTIVESLGKSSQPPQVSSVGHKFNFQAPSRTQPNVLPCTETVTCVTDKDCHGPAQVHSVTSKCNSENARCGMQVLDLRSLSEYAELVNPKQLNFDDLEDNSLLKTCDPASEYIQEDIEKRVSPLQSTDVMNKLTSVGYQEMHNLSTEKQLLEEHELSRKSCKESSEFPMMSDAVLVKESTMYYMHQQTDPCIYQNHEADSGSWPQHKRIKIGGQHTKAVSSFPNLKRKPYQPTDTYGKGNSAPLDVKCPVEDMHCSVENKKIEESEVSLSKLHVDEVQISLEGINRSACNPSPLMPEQQGTSSISNLKRLAVGVSQSCLSEKGEVTDSVSTVFGEIEKDSADENRVTWEYTSEENQVTGEYTAEENQVTGEYTAVENLVTNECTAEKNRYRVAGKYTAAENQIAGENPAEEILVTKDYTAEKKEDRVAGEYTAAENRVAAETTAEEILVTKECTAEKNQNRVAGENTAEEILVTEEYKAEKNQVAEEYIAEENLVSGECNEEENRVLSQLEGELEFDDAEILNYTEHAMQEIKYHFEGNDNLPYSSSGSPMCQPVIGNDQNMPEFEGFFMGTDEDQPCTSKGVNFDNWDLESLFKSTCLHTPLSHFSATYRLNEALILNQSIPKGLLEEIEMRNTLNMHGDGSEQLGGSYSFLDEEIDTDRHAISLPLSSNQSACDITKPYMSPVAKFWDGIPLKSGSSGKRVSSVSELPCINEENETADDVPDILLEGTGAELVVDSVKREPLADISKNLTHLLSVYETEMCDDRGSLASMKTQVSFSGTCDRAKTKLGNKSCKKRRITRKDNENNKLSLGRDDIKGGKGSLQNTFSRPKLSGKASFRNGPSVSEKETRANNIVSNITSFIPFVQQKQAAAAAVITGKRDIKVKALEAAETAKRNAEKKENERMLRKEAMKAGRAKAEENLRQLELEKKKKEEERKKKEADMAAKKRQRGEDEKERKIKRMRVEEAKRLQLAHDKKSHVEKEDEKAHKRKESKARLGKLEKIQRPKEDKNLQMVPQTEPKTSKAPMTDMINTSVIPEGHKALNDFGENLKIMESIRKTNESTSPMSCITREQSYEISPYKGSDDEDEYEEDDIRKNKFIPSWASKRRGTTVDLSQQRIDPKSIFPPESFGRLAEVLLPRRLQRK
- the LOC126667474 gene encoding nicotinamide/nicotinic acid mononucleotide adenylyltransferase; translation: MEFELPTDKVSFPSNNTMDEDDKKKINVVLVATGSFNPPTFMHLRMFELARDAMRIEGYRVIAAYMSPVTDAYKKPGLVSAEHRLRMCNLACESSDFIMVDPWEANQSAYQRSLTILKRIESSFIDKHISRDSLKVMLVCGSDLLQSFSTPGVWIPEQVRTICRDYGVVCIRREGQDLEKIISGDEILNECSGNIKVVDEHAPNMISSTRIRECISRGLSVKYLTVDAVIDYIREQKLYLKV